A single window of Nasonia vitripennis strain AsymCx chromosome 4, Nvit_psr_1.1, whole genome shotgun sequence DNA harbors:
- the LOC100119891 gene encoding WW domain-binding protein 11, whose protein sequence is MGRRSINTTKSGKYMNPTDQARKEARKKELKKNKRQRQLVRAAVLKGKDPSQIIEEMEKIDQMEYNVMQPPPLNEKVLKDKRKKLKETLDRVLKMFAKDDQEKWTELKDQMIQYERRRLELVSYFEAVRHAQQVQVDEIPLPSSGNQVYTGPMTAQIPLPEMPPMHSYPPHSHYYSQHHPLANIPVPPSILKKTSIYSSVNNSTMMPTNRDPPGVPPFPPPDIFLSDDEDDDRMKSSHKSKTIRFADEDRMDDDKREDLDGKEIDKDKEKDAAKKPTSLQQKMLVMAGQDIEQFMKEMEVVHKKRETERAQDLNARLSLLDGDSGNQDQNDKNTNDVPAMPAPQPPMPLMGLPPPPPLMYRPSAPPLHLRIPPPPPPRHSMGIRLPPGPPPGMPRMMRPGGPMPMPRVMGPMGPMGPTGISGVPNAQKTPNVLTAAPQLINAKKDKESGKTTIEAKPQIRNLAADVTRFLPTSLRVKRIDDKKKPSVPTPIIRIPERMPPELPSVPKPVQQPKTKDDAYMQFMAEMKNLL, encoded by the exons ATGGGTCGAAGATCGATAAATACCACAAAAAGTGGGAAGTATATGAATCCCACCGACCAGGCGC GAAAAGAAGCTCggaaaaaagaattgaaaaaaaataagagacaacGACAACTTGTTAGAGCAGCGGTATTGAAAGGGAAAGATCCTAGTCAAATTATTGAAGAGATGGAAAAAATAGATCAGATGG AGTACAATGTCATGCAGCCTCCGCCATTAAATGAGAAGGTTTTAAAAGATAAGCGTAAAAAGTTAAAAGAAACTTTAGATAGAGTTTTGAAGATGTTT GCAAAGGATGATCAAGAAAAGTGGACAGAACTTAAGGATCAGATGATTCAGTATGAACGAAGACGATTAGAACTAGTCTCATATTTTGAAGCTGTACGACATGCACAGCAGGTGCAGGTTGATGAGATACCACTACCTTCAAGTGGAAATCAAGTttatacag gTCCCATGACAGCACAAATACCATTGCCTGAAATGCCGCCAATGCATTCATATCCACCACATTCTCATTATTATTCACAACATCACCCACTCGCCAATATTCCTGTACCACCAAGTATCCTAAAGAAGACGAGTATATATTCATCTGTTAACAATTCTACAATGATGCCAACAAATAGGGATCCACCAGGAGTTCCACCATTTCCTCCTCCAGATATATTTCTCAGTGATGACGAAGACGATGATAGA atGAAATCGTCTCATAAATCGAAAACGATTCGTTTTGCTGACGAGGATCGTATGGATGATGATAAACGAGAAGACCTGGACGGTAAAGAAATTGACAAGGACAAAGAAAAAGACGCGGCTAAGAAACCAACCAGCCTGCAACAGAAAATGTTGGTAATGGCTGGTCAGGATATTGAGCAGTTCATGAAAGAAATGGAAGTGGTTcacaaaaaaagagagacagaACGAGCTCAAGACTTAAATGCGCGACTATCGTTACTGGATGGTGATTCTGGCAATCAAGATCAAAATGACAAAAATACTAACGATGTTCCTGCTATGCCGGCACCTCAACCTCCAATGCCCTTGATGGGATTACCGCCTCCACCTCCGCTCATGTATCGACCATCAGCTCCACCTTTACATTTAAGGATACCGCCACCGCCACCTCCACGCCATTCCATGGGAATAAGACTTCCACCAG GTCCTCCGCCTGGTATGCCGAGAATGATGCGGCCGGGTGGACCAATGCCCATGCCACGGGTAATGGGACCTATGGGACCTATGGGACCAACAGGTATCTCTGGGGTTCCTAATGCTCAGAAAACTCCAAATGTTCTTACTGCTGCACCGCAGTTGATTAATGCAAAGAAAGATAAAGAAAGTGGCAAGACGACGATCGAGGCAAAACCACAAATCCGAAACCTAGCTGCGGACGTAACAAGATTTTTACCTACCTCGTTACGTGTTAAAAGGATAGACGATAAGAAGAAACCATCGGTGCCGACACCGATAATACGAATACCAGAGAGGATGCCTCCAGAACTTCCAAGTGTACCAAAGCCGGTACAGCAACCAAAAACCAAGGACGACGCATATATGCAGTTTATGGCGGAAATGAAGAATCTGCTGTAA
- the LOC100119858 gene encoding GPI mannosyltransferase 4 produces MQHSLTHCCPKNGSNKILHFCSRRSLYFIFATLRILLNFVPQTGYIHPDEFFQFVEVASGDAFDIDVYKPWEFNITFPVRSSLFPQLCVRLPYFILEGLTPYSEYFFGISLKTPYFLVLFPRLMMTILSFVSDYCLFKICIIFREPYVDRLTIFASSYVILIYSCRTFSNSIEIILTSILIYHVSRCIEFSNKVVLQSDYLADKYYKARTGVERAKIYKLRMSLPPHSLNDCLLLATITVFGIFNRPTFIAFAFPPIFFWLHRGLGSKTVGFLDFHIRIFVFVIFSIPTVIILILYDSLYFGYLTMAEVGKFEISMNNFVVTPLNFLKYNSITDNLKNHGLHPRFLHFLVNVPLLFNALGVIAVLTIVKMVNSGLRGRWLELPRIQNIESLMVSSFAVPIALLSIFPHQEPRFILPVILPLIFLFSHYIKCPEVGAVNVANKKKPMPSKLVKENKFGLKGVWYLCNAILVIFYGFVHQGGVLTLTSHLFKELKAKPYLMHIHLFTSHTYPVPTGILHLRNTKRTYTSDSGHKYTLTKDFNIYELGSKTVDTIYDRISSAIEECEKDLHFKRVPYRLYYALPYSLYNEFADYVLNNETQSFKFNLVKSFYPHVSMEKLPELAAFWDCLSMNTLQDCSLNFIDNVSENILNYLRQFTLVLLQIEYKNKS; encoded by the exons ATGCAACACAGTTTAACACATTGTTGCCCCAAAAATGGCAGCAACAAAATTCTACATTTTTGTTCAAGAAGGtctttgtattttatatttgctaCTCTTagaatattattgaattttgttCCACAAACTGGATATATTCATCcagatgaattttttcaatttgtagAAGTAGCTTCAG GTGATGCTTTTGATATTGATGTTTATAAGCCATGGGAATTCAACATTACATTCCCTGTAAGAAGCTCATTATTCCCTCAACTATGTGTCAGGCTACCTTATTTTATACTTGAAGGTCTCACACCATACAGTGAATACTTTTTTGGCATATCTCTGAAAACTCCATACTTTCTAGTGCTTTTTCCACGTCTAATGATGACCATTTTATCATTTGTATCAGATTactgtttatttaaaatttgtatcaTATTTCGAGAACCTTATGTAGATAGATTAACAATCTTTGCAAGCTCTTATGTTATATTAATATACTCTTGTCGCACTTTTTCAAACTCAATTGAAATCATATTAACATCAATATTAATATATCACGTTTCTCGATGTATTGAATTTTCTAACAAG GTTGTTCTCCAAAGTGATTATCTTGCagataaatattacaaagccAGAACTGGAGTAGAAAGAGCAAAGATTTACAAACTCCGCATGTCTTTGCCACCACATTCTCTAAATGACTGTCTACTGCTAGCAACAATCACAGTTTTTGGCATTTTTAACAGGCCTACTTTCATAGCATTTGCATTCCCGCCAATATTCTTTTGGCTACATAGAGGGCTTGGATCCAAAACTGTTGGCTTTCTGGATTTTCATATCAGAATATTTGtgtttgttattttttcaataccCACTGTCATTATATTGATCCTCTATGACAGTTTATACTTTGGGTATTTAACAATGGCAGAAGttggaaaatttgaaattagtatgaataattttgttgttactcctcttaattttttgaaatataattcaatCACAGACAATCTGAAGAATCATGGCCTTCATCCacgttttttacattttcttgtTAACGTAcctttattatttaatgcaCTTGGAGTTATTGCTGTTCTGACTATTGTAAAAATGGTGAATAG TGGTCTAAGAGGTAGGTGGCTGGAGCTACCACGTATACAAAATATCGAAAGTTTGATGGTTTCTTCATTTGCGGTTCCTATTGCATTGCTTTCGATTTTTCCTCATCAAGAACCAAGATTTATTTTACCTGTGATTTTaccgttaatatttttgttttctcacTACATCAAGTGTCCTGAAGTTGGTGCTGTGAATGTTGCGAATAAGAAAAAACCTATGCCATCCAAACTAgtcaaagaaaataaatttggttTAAAAGGTGTTTGGTATCTGTGTAATGCTATTCTGGTGATATTCTATGGTTTTGTACATCAAGGAGGTGTTTTAACATTAACATCTCATTTATTCAAGGAATTGAAAGCAAAACCTTATCTTATGCATATTCACTTATTTACTTCTCATACTTATCCAGTACCAACCGGTATTCTTCATTTGAGAAATACTAAAAGGACTTATACCAGTGATTCAGGGCACAAGTACACTCTTACCAAAGATTTCAATATCTATGAATTAGGTTCAAAAACTGTTGATACGATATATGATAGAATTTCATCAGCTATTGAAGAATGTGAAAAGGATTTACATTTTAAACGAGTTCCTTATAGACTGTATTATGCTTTACCATACAGTTTGTATAATGAATTTGCAGATTATGTACTAAATAATGAAACGCAATCTTTTAAATTCAATCTAGTAAAGTCGTTTTATCCTCATGTTTCAATGGAAAAACTGCCAGAGCTTGCAGCTTTTTGGGATTGCTTAAGTATGAATACTCTGCAAGATTGCTCATTAAACTTTATAGACAATGTAtcggaaaatattttaaactatttaAGACAGTTTACTCTGGTACTActacaaattgaatataaaaataaaagttga